The nucleotide sequence GAACTGGCGACAAAATATGCAGAAACCAAGTTTGTTAAAATTATTTCCACGGACTGTATTCCCAACTACCCAGACAGGAATGTTCCTACAATACTGGTGTACAACAACAGTGCTGTCAAAGGGACTTATGTTGGTCTACAGAAGTTCGGTGGAAAGAAATGCACACCTGAATGTAAGAAATACCACACAATCAGTTTTCATTATCTTAGTTCAAGTTCTCTTTTTGTGAGGTTAGTTCAAGTTACTCTTCTTTATTTAGTTGGTTGGACAAAAACATTGTTAGTATACACTAGTGAACAGTTTGTGTGTATGGCTGCTTAAAGTTGCAATTAGCCAGTCGCAGGATACAATACACAAGTTCTGTGGATATTACAATCTAGATGCCTTAACATGACTCACTGACTATAATCTTTGACCTTAGGATGAGGTCTTTTTCTTTTCGTACTAAGAGGAAAACATGTTCATTACGACAGGCATGTCTACAGTGGATATATGGTCCTAATGTATggcaaaagagagaaaaaaaatgagGGAACAAATTTTTAGATGAGTGCCTAACACAGTGACATACCTAGTTCACAGTTATGCTGCTGTTACCACTAAACTGAGTGTGTCGTGTGAATAAGAAACGACAAAGGATTTTTCTTCATCATTTAAATTGCACCGACCGATGTGAGCACACGGAATCTTTAAGTGTCACAGACGGTCTTCCACTCTTTATGCTAAACTTTCATTCTGTTTATTTCAGCTGTTGCATTGGCGCTTTGCCACTCAGACCCAGTACTGAATGATGGGCAAGGTGGTAACAATGTCATGGAAGGCGTTCGCAGGAAGTTCATAGAAAAGGTTGTCTCCGAGCTTGAAACGCGAGAAGGCGAAGATGATAGCGACTAAAACTTACTCCTTTCTGCTAGTTTTGGTTTGGTTCAGTGATAACATTTGGATCCACGGATAGTCTTGGCTTTCCTGATCTTATTTGGTTGTCTGTGTGTGAAAAATCTGAAAGCTGTTTTGAGGAGGTTCTGTATAAACTTTGTTTCAGTAACTTATGTGATACACGTGGTGGTAATGTATCTTTGTGTTCTGGTTCTGAGAGATGATTATGGAATATGGAACTTGCATACTCAAATGGAAAATTTCTTCAGCGGAGATGATTATTTGCGTTGAAGCAAACTGCACACACATTTATTCTGGAGTTTTGTCTCCATTGCACATAATTTCTGAAGAGAAAAGAGATAACAGGAGCTTCTTCTTGATAGTACAAAGGAGGGCTATTACATTACAGTAGCTCGGCTCCATGGAGGAGCTTGTGGCCGCATCCTGAGACGGACGAAGACGATGACCGCGCTGGCGAGGATCCACGGCGAGAAGAGGGCGTTGACTACGCTCGACGACAGTAGCGACTCAGGCACCCCGTTGAAAGCCACCACCGCCATCACCGCCGGCACCAGCAGGCCGGCGGCGATCATCAACACAGGCTTGGTCCACGACACCTGCACCTGCGCGACGAGGAAAATCCAGTCCGTCAAGCCCTTCTGCGAAATCCCCACACCGCGGGGTGCGAAACGCAAAACGGGCAGGGATCAGCTCCTTTACCTTGGGCTCGCCGTCGAGGGCGATGGCGGCGCCGTCGCGGAAGGGCACGGCGGAGTGGCCGGTCGCCGGGTCTGGCCGGATCCGGAGGCCGCGGCGGGAGACCCCGGGCTTGAAGGCGAAGAGGGCGCGGAGCCCGTGCTCTGCCTGGATGCCGCGCACGTCGAGGCGGTCGCGGCGAGGACCCCTCAGGCCCGACCGGAAGACCTTGGGCGGGCCGGCGCCCCGCCGGTACAGACTCACCTCCACCGATGGGTCGCCGGGGCTCGCGGCTGGCTCGAGTAGCGGAGTGGTCAGCGACTCCTCCGCGGACGCGGCGACCACCTCGTCGTCGGCCATGGGCGTCTGCCTCGGATCCCGGTGCTTGGTTTGGCGTCGGTGCGCAGTGAACTGGTGATGCTACAGTGTCTATGGCTACTCtacactagtacagtagtactccCGGTGCTGGAGGAGCACTACCTGTGTAGTTAACTTTGCAAAAATTTAAGCAATTTGATACGGAGAGAGTAAACCACGTGAAAGCGTAGACAAATTTTGAAAGCGTGAAATGTAAGCTCACATTAATAATCA is from Triticum aestivum cultivar Chinese Spring chromosome 3A, IWGSC CS RefSeq v2.1, whole genome shotgun sequence and encodes:
- the LOC123060411 gene encoding uncharacterized protein, whose product is MADDEVVAASAEESLTTPLLEPAASPGDPSVEVSLYRRGAGPPKVFRSGLRGPRRDRLDVRGIQAEHGLRALFAFKPGVSRRGLRIRPDPATGHSAVPFRDGAAIALDGEPKVQVSWTKPVLMIAAGLLVPAVMAVVAFNGVPESLLSSSVVNALFSPWILASAVIVFVRLRMRPQAPPWSRATVM